A single region of the Stegostoma tigrinum isolate sSteTig4 chromosome 8, sSteTig4.hap1, whole genome shotgun sequence genome encodes:
- the LOC125456112 gene encoding beta-1,3-galactosyltransferase 2-like encodes MLQLRRRYCCLMKMTWNVKRSLFRTPIIALICLVFLFAMFLFINQHDWVTSKTWSRETGYSVSHTVRGFRSPKSTTNQSTTKSIWKEAAQIYKIHTVNSSTALSPPDVTGLGDALNANGSIHSEKKTGYIPHHQYNYIINEPNKCEKQNPFLIVLIAAEPGQIEARHAIRQTWGNESIAPGLRMVHLFLLGSRKAGGNFQRTLLEESRQYHDIIQQDFLDTYYNLTIKTLMGMNWVATYCPHAWYVMKTDSDMFVNTEYLINKLLKPAHPPRHNYFTGYLMRGYSPNRNKDSKWYMPPELYPSERYPVFCSGTGYVFSGDLAEKIFKVSLSIRRLHLEDVYVGICLAKLRIDPVPPPNEFLFNHWRVSYSSCKYSHLITSHQFEPNELIKYWNHLQQNKHNACASMAKEKGYRGHGKYRTKKVH; translated from the coding sequence ATGCTTCAGTTGAGAAGACGGTACTGCTGCCTAATGAAGATGACCTGGAATGTTAAACGGTCACTGTTTCGTACTCCTATTATTGCACTGATTTGCCTTGTGTTTTTATTTGCAATGTTTCTGTTCATTAATCAGCACGATTGGGTAACGAGTAAAACTTGGTCAAGAGAAACTGGTTATTCTGTTTCTCATACCGTGAGAGGATTCAGGTCACCGAAAAGTACAACTAACCAGAGTACAACGAAAAGTATTTGGAAAGAGGCTGCACAGATATACAAGATTCATACAGTGAATTCTAGCACTGCACTTTCTCCTCCAGATGTAACTGGATTAGGAGACGCACTAAATGCTAATGGAAGCATACACAGCGAAAAAAAGACAGGATATATACCACATCACCAGTATAACTATATCATTAATGAACCAAACAAATGTGAAAAACAAAACCCATTCTTAATTGTGTTGATTGCAGCTGAACCTGGCCAAATCGAAGCTCGACATGCTATTCGGCAAACTTGGGGAAATGAAAGCATTGCCCCCGGATTACGTATGGTACATCTTTTTCTACTAGGTTCGAGGAAGGCTGGTGGGAACTTTCAGAGGACTTTATTGGAAGAAAGCAGACAGTATCACGATATTATTCAACAAGATTTTTTAGATACATATTATAATCTGACTATTAAAACTCTGATGGGAATGAACTGGGTAGCCACATATTGCCCGCATGCCTGGTATGTTATGAAGACTGACAGCGATATGTTTGTCAATACAGAGTACTTAATAAACAAATTGTTaaagcctgcacatcctccaCGTCACAACTATTTCACCGGATATCTAATGCGTGGATATTCCCCAAATCGCAACAAGGACAGCAAATGGTACATGCCTCCAGAGCTCTACCCAAGCGAGCGCTATCCCGTCTTCTGTTCAGGCACTGGTTATGTTTTTTCTGGGGACTTAGCTGAGAAGATTTTTAAAGTCTCTTTGAGTATTCGGCGTTTGCACTTAGAGGATGTCTATGTTGGAATCTGTCTTGCAAAACTGAGAATTGACCCAGTACCACCACCCAATGAATTTCTCTTCAATCACTGGAGAGTTTCTTATTCCAGCTGTAAATATAGCCATCTAATTACCTCTCATCAGTTTGAGCCCAACGAATTAATCAAATATTGGAACCACCTGCAGCAAAACAAGCACAATGCGTGTGCTAGCATGGCAAAAGAGAAAGGTTATAGAGGACATGGCAAGTACCGTACAAAGAAAGTGCACTGA